A genomic region of Sphingobium sp. HWE2-09 contains the following coding sequences:
- the trpC gene encoding indole-3-glycerol phosphate synthase TrpC, protein MTNKLIEICDFKREDVARRRAATTVSALHARASEQTPPRGFRRALDATALSGFGLIAEVKKASPSKGLIRADFDPPAHAQAYAAGGAACLSVLTDEPYFQGHDDYLMAARSACAIPVLRKDFIVDPWQVLESRSLGADAILIIVAALDDGQMQEIEDAALGLGMDALIEVHDEAELERALNLRSRLIGVNNRDLRDFSVDFARTYELVGKAPEGCTFVAESGLTSHADLTAMADHGVRCFLVGETLMRQADVEAATRNLLTGA, encoded by the coding sequence ATGACCAACAAGCTGATCGAGATTTGCGATTTCAAGCGCGAGGATGTCGCCCGCCGCCGCGCCGCGACCACCGTGTCGGCGCTCCACGCCCGCGCCAGCGAACAAACGCCGCCGCGCGGTTTCCGCCGGGCGCTGGACGCCACCGCCCTGTCCGGCTTCGGCCTGATCGCGGAAGTCAAGAAGGCCAGCCCGTCCAAAGGCCTGATCCGCGCCGATTTCGATCCCCCCGCCCATGCCCAGGCCTATGCCGCGGGCGGCGCGGCCTGCCTGTCCGTCCTGACCGACGAACCCTATTTCCAGGGCCATGACGATTATCTGATGGCCGCCCGCTCCGCCTGCGCCATTCCCGTGCTGCGCAAGGATTTCATCGTCGATCCCTGGCAGGTGCTGGAAAGCCGCTCGCTGGGCGCAGACGCCATTCTGATCATCGTCGCCGCGCTGGACGACGGCCAGATGCAGGAGATTGAAGACGCCGCGCTGGGCCTGGGCATGGACGCCCTGATCGAAGTGCATGACGAAGCGGAACTGGAGCGCGCGCTCAACCTGCGCTCCCGCCTGATCGGCGTCAATAACCGCGACCTGCGCGATTTCAGCGTCGATTTCGCCCGCACTTATGAACTGGTCGGCAAAGCGCCCGAAGGCTGCACCTTCGTTGCCGAAAGCGGCCTCACCAGCCATGCCGATCTGACCGCCATGGCCGATCATGGCGTGCGCTGCTTCCTGGTCGGTGAAACGCTGATGCGCCAGGCCGATGTGGAAGCCGCGACCCGCAATCTGCTGACGGGCGCATGA
- the moaC gene encoding cyclic pyranopterin monophosphate synthase MoaC: MSGLTHLDADGAAHMVDVSAKAVTAREAVASGRIGMSRQAASAIADGLVKKGDVLAVARVAGIMAAKRTADLIPLCHPIALSAVTVDFDLDADGVTVTATARTAGQTGVEMEALTAASVALLTIYDMAKALDKAMVIGAIQLEAKTGGKSGDWRRAS; the protein is encoded by the coding sequence ATGAGCGGCCTCACCCATCTGGATGCAGACGGCGCGGCGCACATGGTCGATGTCTCCGCCAAGGCGGTGACGGCGCGCGAAGCCGTCGCGTCCGGCCGCATCGGCATGAGCCGTCAAGCGGCCAGTGCCATCGCCGACGGTCTGGTCAAGAAGGGTGACGTCCTCGCCGTCGCGCGGGTCGCGGGCATCATGGCCGCCAAGCGCACCGCCGATCTCATCCCGCTGTGCCACCCGATCGCGCTCAGCGCCGTGACGGTCGATTTCGATCTGGATGCCGATGGCGTTACCGTCACCGCGACGGCCCGCACCGCAGGCCAGACCGGGGTGGAGATGGAAGCGCTGACCGCCGCCTCGGTCGCGTTGCTCACTATCTACGACATGGCGAAGGCGCTGGACAAGGCGATGGTCATCGGCGCGATCCAGTTGGAGGCCAAGACCGGCGGCAAGTCCGGCGACTGGCGCCGCGCGTCATGA
- a CDS encoding molybdopterin molybdotransferase MoeA, which produces MSLLPVAEAQARLFALARRLPMEVVPIAEAVGRWLAQDLTALRDQPWADLSAMDGYAVRAAEHPGPWRITAESAAGAASQAPLEPGHASRIFTGAPVPPGADAILIQENATRDGDRLIASDDPLVLGRHIRTAASDFANGAVLLEAGSRLGPAQIALAVLGGHGTVLVRRRPRIALLSTGNELVPPGAPTPPGFLPSSNAPMLAALLSALPCEVIDLGIVPDDIDAMVAAIERASSADIIVSTGGASVGDHDLVRPAFVQAGGALDFWKIKMRPGKPLMAGRLGESLFLGLPGNPVSAFVTATLFLLPLIRHIGGARDPLPLLTDAPLASPLPATGDRDDYLRAWRGPDGIVSVTSQDSAATAAMAKADCLILRPAGSPPAEPGTRVFILPL; this is translated from the coding sequence ATGAGCCTGCTGCCGGTGGCGGAAGCGCAAGCGCGCCTGTTCGCACTGGCCCGCCGCCTTCCGATGGAAGTCGTGCCGATCGCAGAGGCGGTCGGCCGCTGGCTGGCGCAGGATTTGACCGCGCTGCGCGACCAGCCCTGGGCCGACCTTTCCGCGATGGACGGCTATGCGGTCCGCGCTGCCGAACATCCCGGCCCCTGGCGCATCACCGCCGAAAGCGCAGCAGGCGCAGCGTCACAGGCACCGCTGGAACCGGGCCACGCCTCCCGCATCTTCACCGGCGCACCCGTGCCGCCGGGCGCCGACGCCATATTGATCCAGGAAAATGCGACCCGCGACGGTGATCGGCTGATCGCCAGCGACGATCCGCTGGTGCTGGGCCGCCACATTCGCACCGCTGCATCCGACTTCGCGAACGGCGCAGTTCTGCTGGAAGCAGGCAGCCGCCTTGGCCCCGCCCAGATCGCACTGGCCGTATTGGGGGGCCATGGCACGGTGCTGGTGCGCCGCCGTCCACGCATCGCGTTGCTGTCCACCGGCAACGAACTGGTGCCCCCCGGCGCGCCCACGCCGCCGGGATTCCTGCCCTCGTCCAATGCGCCGATGCTGGCCGCTCTGCTCTCGGCCCTGCCTTGCGAGGTCATCGATCTCGGCATCGTGCCCGACGATATTGACGCCATGGTCGCCGCGATCGAGCGCGCAAGCAGCGCCGACATCATCGTGTCGACCGGCGGCGCGTCAGTCGGCGACCATGATCTCGTCCGTCCCGCCTTCGTCCAGGCAGGCGGGGCGCTCGATTTCTGGAAGATAAAGATGCGGCCGGGCAAGCCGCTCATGGCCGGACGCTTGGGCGAATCGCTGTTCCTGGGCCTGCCGGGCAATCCCGTCTCCGCCTTCGTGACGGCCACGCTGTTCCTGCTGCCGCTCATCCGCCATATCGGCGGGGCGCGCGATCCGTTGCCCCTGTTGACCGATGCGCCGCTGGCGTCGCCGCTGCCCGCGACAGGCGACCGCGACGATTATCTGCGCGCCTGGCGCGGGCCGGACGGCATCGTATCCGTCACCTCGCAGGACAGCGCCGCCACCGCCGCCATGGCGAAGGCGGACTGCCTGATCCTGCGCCCGGCTGGGTCGCCCCCGGCGGAACCGGGGACGCGCGTCTTCATCCTGCCGCTCTGA
- the lexA gene encoding transcriptional repressor LexA gives MLTPKQQELLSFIQTRLDEGGVSPSFEEMKDALDLRSKSGIHRLINALEERGFIRRLPNRARALEVLKLPDAMHRTPTPAPVIALKPKVSASIPIAANDVIEIPMHGRIAAGVPIEAMEGQTMLSVPAALLGAGDHYALEVSGNSMMEAGILDGDFALIQRTDVAREGQIVVALIDEAEATLKYFRREGARVRLDPANSAYEPQVYDPRQVRIQGKLAGLLRRYN, from the coding sequence ATGTTGACGCCCAAGCAGCAGGAATTGCTGAGCTTCATTCAGACCCGATTGGACGAAGGCGGCGTGTCGCCCTCGTTCGAGGAGATGAAGGACGCGCTGGACCTGCGATCCAAGTCCGGCATCCACCGCCTGATCAACGCGCTGGAAGAACGTGGCTTCATCCGCCGCCTGCCCAATCGCGCCCGCGCATTGGAAGTGCTCAAGCTACCCGACGCCATGCATCGCACGCCGACGCCCGCCCCCGTGATCGCGCTCAAGCCCAAGGTGTCGGCCTCCATCCCGATCGCCGCCAATGACGTGATCGAAATCCCGATGCACGGTCGCATTGCCGCAGGCGTGCCGATCGAGGCGATGGAGGGGCAGACGATGCTCTCCGTCCCTGCCGCGCTGCTCGGCGCGGGCGACCATTATGCGTTGGAAGTCTCCGGCAATTCGATGATGGAAGCAGGCATCCTCGACGGCGACTTCGCTCTGATCCAGCGCACCGACGTCGCGCGCGAAGGCCAGATCGTCGTCGCCCTGATCGACGAGGCGGAAGCGACGCTCAAATATTTCCGCCGCGAAGGCGCCCGCGTCCGACTCGATCCTGCCAACAGCGCCTATGAACCGCAGGTCTATGACCCACGTCAGGTGCGCATCCAGGGTAAGCTGGCGGGCCTTCTGCGCCGCTATAATTAA
- a CDS encoding ComEC/Rec2 family competence protein has translation MALEPRQTSLRARPSALARRGVEAIEHWLEREREQIGLWVPIALGGGIAAWFILPNAMAWLAFCCCALALACVGVMLPMGGRLRRMIVAGAIVACMGCLLVWGKATLWGQPPLGRATFVQVTGDVTAVRPVPAQAMVRVMLRPVDAPGLPRMIRVNIADADIPTGLGEGARIRFRVRLMPPAPPSVPGGYDFAARAYFQGIGATGKALKPVEVLEPSTASEPLRTRLFGHILAQVDGPAEGIAAALATGDQGAIPEADAEAMRRSGLAHLLSISGLHVTALIGAVIFLLMRVMALSQRAALGWPLMLIAAAGGALAGIGYTLLTGAEVPTVRSCVAAMLVLAGLAMGRDAVTLRLVATGALVVLVLWPEALSGPSFQMSFAAVTALVALAEHPRFRAFAAARDEGRLRKFGRALAVTFATGVAVELVLMPIALFHFHKAGLLGAFANLIAIPLTTFVVMPLEALALALDVVGLGAPAWWLTAQALNLLLLLAHGVAASPMASLLAPTMGMGLFGITVLGLLWCLLWRTGWRWLGVGPVLVGVIATFLASPPDILITGDGRHVAVRTGKGMAILRDRAGDYVRDVLSESAGYDGELAAIADLPDARCSRDLCAVGVKDGKGRRWRLLFTRSDVLIARRDFARDCAAADIVVSDRGLPRWCRPRWMKIDRRLLARTGGLSISLRNGEVHTVHRPGDAHPWIVRPTRRSRAFAP, from the coding sequence ATGGCTTTAGAGCCACGACAAACCTCGCTTCGCGCGAGGCCGTCGGCGTTGGCGCGGCGTGGGGTGGAGGCGATCGAACATTGGCTGGAACGGGAGCGGGAACAGATCGGCCTTTGGGTGCCGATCGCGCTGGGCGGCGGCATTGCGGCCTGGTTCATCCTGCCCAACGCGATGGCCTGGTTGGCCTTTTGCTGTTGTGCTTTGGCGCTGGCCTGCGTCGGCGTGATGCTGCCCATGGGCGGGCGGTTGCGGCGGATGATTGTCGCGGGCGCAATAGTAGCTTGCATGGGATGCCTGCTGGTCTGGGGCAAGGCGACTTTGTGGGGGCAGCCGCCGCTTGGGCGCGCGACCTTCGTACAGGTGACCGGCGATGTGACGGCGGTGCGGCCGGTGCCGGCGCAGGCGATGGTGCGGGTGATGCTGCGACCCGTCGATGCGCCCGGTTTGCCGAGGATGATACGCGTCAACATCGCCGACGCCGATATACCGACGGGACTGGGCGAGGGCGCGCGGATTCGCTTTCGCGTACGCTTGATGCCGCCAGCGCCGCCCAGCGTGCCGGGCGGCTATGATTTTGCGGCGCGCGCTTATTTTCAAGGAATTGGCGCGACCGGCAAGGCGCTGAAGCCGGTCGAGGTGCTGGAACCATCGACCGCGTCCGAGCCGCTGCGGACACGTTTGTTCGGCCATATATTGGCGCAGGTCGATGGCCCGGCGGAAGGGATCGCTGCGGCGCTCGCCACTGGAGACCAGGGCGCGATTCCCGAAGCCGATGCGGAAGCGATGCGGCGTAGCGGGCTGGCGCATTTGCTGTCGATCAGCGGGTTGCATGTGACGGCGTTGATCGGGGCGGTCATCTTCCTGCTCATGCGGGTCATGGCGTTGAGCCAAAGGGCGGCGCTGGGTTGGCCGCTGATGTTGATTGCGGCGGCGGGCGGGGCGTTGGCCGGGATCGGTTATACGCTGTTGACGGGCGCGGAGGTGCCGACGGTAAGGTCGTGCGTTGCGGCGATGCTGGTGCTGGCTGGGCTGGCGATGGGGCGCGATGCGGTGACGTTGCGGCTGGTGGCGACAGGCGCACTGGTGGTGCTGGTCCTGTGGCCCGAAGCCTTGTCAGGGCCAAGTTTTCAGATGAGCTTTGCCGCCGTCACTGCACTGGTGGCGTTGGCGGAGCATCCCCGGTTTCGCGCCTTTGCAGCGGCGCGGGACGAGGGGCGGCTTCGCAAGTTCGGTCGGGCTTTGGCGGTAACCTTTGCGACTGGCGTGGCGGTCGAACTGGTGCTGATGCCGATCGCGCTGTTCCATTTCCACAAGGCGGGGTTGCTCGGCGCTTTCGCCAATCTGATCGCGATCCCGCTCACCACCTTCGTCGTTATGCCGCTGGAGGCGTTGGCGCTGGCGTTGGATGTCGTGGGACTGGGCGCGCCTGCCTGGTGGTTGACGGCCCAGGCATTGAACCTGCTGTTGTTGCTCGCCCATGGGGTGGCGGCCAGCCCGATGGCGAGTTTGCTGGCGCCGACCATGGGCATGGGACTGTTCGGGATAACCGTTCTGGGTCTGCTGTGGTGCCTGTTGTGGCGGACGGGGTGGCGATGGCTGGGAGTCGGGCCGGTCCTGGTGGGCGTGATTGCAACATTTCTGGCATCTCCTCCCGATATTCTGATTACAGGCGATGGGCGGCATGTGGCGGTGCGTACCGGGAAGGGTATGGCGATCCTGCGGGATCGAGCAGGGGATTATGTGCGGGACGTGCTGTCCGAAAGCGCGGGCTATGATGGCGAACTGGCGGCGATTGCGGATTTGCCGGACGCGCGCTGTTCGCGCGATCTGTGTGCCGTTGGGGTGAAGGACGGAAAAGGGCGGCGCTGGCGGTTGCTCTTTACGCGGAGCGACGTGTTGATCGCGCGGCGCGACTTTGCGCGGGATTGCGCGGCGGCCGATATCGTCGTCAGCGATCGTGGCCTGCCGCGCTGGTGCCGCCCGCGCTGGATGAAGATAGACCGCCGGTTGCTGGCGCGCACCGGTGGCCTATCCATCAGTCTACGCAATGGCGAAGTTCACACCGTCCATCGTCCCGGTGACGCCCATCCCTGGATCGTGCGTCCGACGCGACGATCCCGGGCATTTGCGCCTTAA
- the gltX gene encoding glutamate--tRNA ligase has product MNKPVVTRFAPSPTGFLHIGGARTALFNWLFARHHGGKFLLRIEDTDRARSTQDAVGAIFDGLDWLGLGGDEPAIFQFERTPRHAEVANQLLEAGHAYRCYATPEELAELREQQRAAKQPMRYDGRWRDRSPEEAPEGAPFVIRIKAPRDGETVIEDAVQGRVVVQNAELDDMILLRSDGTPTYMLAVVVDDHDMGVTHVIRGDDHLNNAFRQLSIIKAMNWEEPIYAHIPLIHGSDGAKLSKRHGALGVDAYRDDMGMLPEAVLNYLLRLGWGHGDEEIISIARAIELFDISGVGRSPSRFDIKKLENLNGHYLREADDARLAGLVAPLVERRLDIRLSDTNLSLLTQAMASLKPRAKNLNEIAEGAEFLFKNCPLDFDEKASALLDDSARVLLQKTADAFQPVQSWTVEAIEDVIRRVAEDAGLGLGKVAQPLRAALTGRTVSPGIFDVLFLLGKEESLERLTHVGHASVG; this is encoded by the coding sequence ATGAACAAGCCGGTGGTGACCCGTTTCGCCCCGTCGCCAACCGGGTTCCTGCATATCGGCGGCGCCCGCACCGCGCTGTTCAACTGGCTGTTCGCACGCCACCATGGTGGCAAGTTTCTGCTGCGTATCGAGGACACCGATCGCGCCCGTTCGACGCAGGACGCCGTAGGCGCTATTTTCGACGGGCTGGACTGGCTGGGACTGGGCGGCGACGAACCTGCCATCTTCCAGTTCGAACGCACGCCCCGTCATGCGGAAGTCGCCAACCAGCTTCTGGAAGCCGGTCACGCCTATCGTTGCTACGCGACACCCGAAGAATTGGCAGAACTGCGCGAACAGCAACGCGCCGCCAAGCAGCCGATGCGCTATGACGGCCGCTGGCGCGATCGTTCGCCCGAAGAAGCGCCCGAAGGCGCGCCATTCGTGATCCGCATCAAAGCCCCGCGCGACGGCGAAACGGTGATCGAAGACGCCGTACAGGGCCGCGTCGTCGTGCAGAATGCGGAGCTGGACGACATGATCCTGCTGCGGTCGGACGGCACGCCGACTTATATGTTGGCGGTCGTGGTGGACGATCATGACATGGGCGTCACCCACGTCATTCGCGGCGACGATCATCTTAACAACGCCTTCCGTCAGCTCAGCATCATCAAGGCGATGAATTGGGAAGAGCCGATCTACGCGCATATCCCGCTGATCCACGGGTCGGACGGCGCCAAACTGTCGAAGCGCCACGGTGCGTTGGGCGTCGATGCCTATCGCGACGATATGGGGATGCTGCCCGAAGCGGTGCTGAACTATCTGCTGCGCCTGGGCTGGGGCCATGGCGATGAGGAAATCATCTCGATCGCTCGCGCCATCGAACTGTTCGACATCAGCGGCGTCGGCCGTTCGCCGTCGCGTTTCGATATCAAGAAGCTGGAAAATCTGAACGGTCACTATCTGCGTGAGGCGGATGATGCACGTCTGGCCGGACTGGTCGCGCCGCTGGTCGAGCGCCGCCTTGATATTAGATTGTCGGATACCAATCTGTCGCTCTTGACCCAAGCGATGGCGTCGCTCAAGCCGCGCGCCAAGAACCTTAATGAAATTGCGGAGGGAGCAGAGTTTCTGTTCAAAAATTGCCCGCTCGATTTTGACGAGAAGGCCTCCGCTCTGCTAGACGACTCCGCGCGCGTGCTGCTTCAAAAGACAGCCGACGCTTTCCAGCCCGTTCAGTCCTGGACGGTAGAAGCGATCGAAGATGTCATACGCCGCGTGGCAGAGGATGCCGGTCTGGGACTGGGCAAGGTTGCGCAGCCGCTTCGTGCGGCGCTGACCGGGCGCACCGTCTCGCCGGGGATTTTCGATGTCCTCTTCCTTTTGGGGAAAGAGGAGAGCTTGGAACGACTGACCCATGTGGGGCACGCATCGGTCGGTTGA
- a CDS encoding citrate synthase — MSDNNATLTVGADAKDYAIMDGTVGPQVIDVRKLYANTGMFTYDPGFTSTASCESGLTYIDGDEGILLHRGYPIGQLAEQSSFMEVCYLLLNGELPSKQELSDFTTTITRHTMVHEQLSAFFRGFRRDAHPMAIMVGVVGALSAFYHDSTDINDPEQRRIASHRLIAKMPTIAAMAYKYSVGQPFVYPRNDLSYTANFLRMTFSVPAEDYVPDPVIVDAMDKIFILHADHEQNASTSTVRLAGSSGANPFACIAAGIACLWGPAHGGANEAALNMLREIGTVDRIPEYIARAKNKDDPFRLMGFGHRVYKNYDPRATVMQKTAKDVLEKLGVNDPVFDVAKELEQIALNDPYFVEKKLYPNVDFYSGVILSAIGFPTEMFTVLFALARTVGWVAQWNEMISDPAQKIGRPRQLYTGPTERDYVPVGER, encoded by the coding sequence ATGTCGGATAACAATGCCACTTTGACCGTCGGGGCCGATGCGAAGGACTATGCCATCATGGACGGCACGGTCGGCCCGCAGGTCATCGACGTGCGCAAGCTGTACGCCAATACCGGCATGTTTACCTATGATCCGGGCTTTACTTCGACCGCCAGTTGCGAATCCGGCCTGACCTATATCGACGGCGACGAAGGCATTTTGCTCCATCGCGGCTATCCGATCGGCCAGCTGGCCGAACAGTCGAGCTTCATGGAAGTCTGCTATCTGCTGCTGAACGGCGAACTGCCCTCGAAGCAGGAACTGAGCGACTTCACCACCACCATCACGCGCCACACCATGGTGCATGAACAGCTGTCGGCCTTTTTCCGCGGTTTCCGTCGCGATGCGCATCCCATGGCGATCATGGTCGGCGTCGTCGGCGCGCTATCGGCCTTCTATCATGATTCGACCGACATCAACGATCCCGAACAGCGCCGCATCGCGAGCCATCGCCTGATCGCCAAGATGCCGACGATCGCCGCCATGGCCTATAAATATTCGGTGGGTCAGCCCTTCGTCTATCCGCGCAACGACCTGAGCTATACCGCCAATTTCCTGCGGATGACCTTCTCGGTCCCGGCGGAAGATTATGTTCCCGATCCGGTGATCGTGGACGCGATGGACAAGATTTTCATCCTGCACGCCGACCATGAGCAGAACGCGTCGACGTCGACCGTGCGTCTGGCGGGTTCGTCGGGCGCCAACCCGTTCGCCTGCATCGCGGCCGGCATCGCCTGCTTGTGGGGTCCGGCGCATGGCGGCGCGAACGAAGCGGCGCTCAACATGCTGCGCGAAATCGGCACCGTCGATCGCATCCCGGAATATATCGCCCGTGCTAAGAACAAGGACGATCCGTTCCGCCTGATGGGCTTTGGCCATCGCGTCTATAAGAATTACGATCCGCGCGCGACCGTGATGCAGAAGACGGCGAAGGACGTGCTGGAGAAGCTGGGCGTCAACGACCCGGTCTTCGACGTTGCCAAGGAACTGGAGCAGATCGCTCTCAACGATCCTTATTTCGTCGAGAAGAAGCTCTACCCGAATGTCGACTTCTATTCGGGCGTTATCCTCTCGGCCATCGGCTTCCCGACCGAAATGTTCACCGTGCTGTTCGCCCTGGCCCGCACCGTCGGCTGGGTGGCGCAGTGGAACGAAATGATTTCGGACCCAGCACAGAAGATCGGCCGTCCGCGCCAGCTCTACACCGGTCCTACCGAACGCGATTATGTGCCGGTCGGCGAGCGCTGA